In the Methanofollis sp. genome, GCGGGAGTGTACGTTTTCGGTATATCTGGGAGGAAGGCGGAAGGGTCCGCATCGCTCATCATGCGATCAGGGGAGAGATCGATTCGGGATAAAGATTCAAAAGAGCCAGAAAAGATTTTGTCGGGTCAGGGCGAGGTCTGCCCTGCCTGTTCTTCGTCCCGAGCGGCTCCGGCGTCTTTCGGGTTTCTGATGATTGCGGAGTTGCCCGAGGGGTCGTCGATGACCAGGGTGATGCTCTCCTCGCCGCGCTTGACCGCCTCGATCTGCGCCTTGATCGAGAGGGCCCGATCCCTTTCCTCGGTGTCGGCCGTCTTCAGGGCGATATCGAGTGCGTCCTCGATCCGGTCGAGCACCCCCTCGACATTGGTGATGAACCCCTCCGACGCCGGCCCGGGATTCACCGTGATCCCGAGTTCGGGTACCTCGATCGTGCCGGTAGAACTGCGCACCACCCGTACCGAGAGATCGTCCTCGCCCGAGATCCGTATCTCGCTTCTTTCGGGCTGACCGTTCCGGAGGATGAAGGTGTCGGCCATCCGCCAACCGCAGGGACAGACTGCGCTCTCAATGAGGATCTCGGAAAAATATGGGATTTCTTCCGTCTGGTAGATATACTCGATCTCCTGTTTGCAGATCGGACAGGGCGCATGCAGGACGTTCCGCACTACGCTCCTCCGATCCTCTCGCGGGAGATCTTCACGGACATGGGGGTGACGATGACGTAATGCTGGTCTCCGAGGCCGATGATATCGCCGTTGACGTCGTTTGCGACCTCCCTGAGGTCTTTTAAGACCCGCTCGTACATGATCTTGTCAAGTTTCAGCCGGGATATGTCGACGATGACAACATTGCCGTTGTAAACCTCGTCCTTCACGCGGGGGGTGTCCTTGATATCGGATATCTGGGCGACTTTCACAAGCATCGATGCGGGCTCGTCGCTGGCCGTACCCTCGTACGATGCCAGATCCAGTTCCATATAGTCGTCCTGATGTGCAGGAGCGCTCTTGCCCATGATGGAATCGAGAAATTTACCCATGGAAAGAACTGTAGAATGGAATTTATTTAATGCTATCCAATCCATCCTCAGAGTTCCAGGTTCCAGATCAGGTCTCCGACGCGGTGAACCGTCCTGACGGCCTTTCCCTTCTCCAGTGCAATGAGTTCTGCCGCGTCGTACAGGGCGATGCCCACTGCGAGGGGCTTGCCGTACCTCTCCTCGGCAATGATACACGGGCGATCCTTCTTGATGTCCGGCGTGGCGGCGACGATGCCGGGGCGCATGATGTCGGCACCGTTCATCACGTACGGCACGGCCCCGGAATCGATCGTGATCCTCCGGGCGGCGAAGGGATGCTCGATCGCCCCCCGTACCGTCGGGAAGATCCAGTCCTCGAAGGCCATGAAGGCGGGTTTTTTCTCCACCAGATAGATGCTGAAGGCCGACGTCGTTTCTACGACCTCGATACTCTTTGATGTGA is a window encoding:
- a CDS encoding ZPR1 zinc finger domain-containing protein — encoded protein: MRNVLHAPCPICKQEIEYIYQTEEIPYFSEILIESAVCPCGWRMADTFILRNGQPERSEIRISGEDDLSVRVVRSSTGTIEVPELGITVNPGPASEGFITNVEGVLDRIEDALDIALKTADTEERDRALSIKAQIEAVKRGEESITLVIDDPSGNSAIIRNPKDAGAARDEEQAGQTSP
- the sepF gene encoding cell division protein SepF: MGKFLDSIMGKSAPAHQDDYMELDLASYEGTASDEPASMLVKVAQISDIKDTPRVKDEVYNGNVVIVDISRLKLDKIMYERVLKDLREVANDVNGDIIGLGDQHYVIVTPMSVKISRERIGGA
- a CDS encoding RNA-binding protein, which produces MEEIKVKKRHTIKKSEIARIRNALKDEIGNEETLFTSKSIEVVETTSAFSIYLVEKKPAFMAFEDWIFPTVRGAIEHPFAARRITIDSGAVPYVMNGADIMRPGIVAATPDIKKDRPCIIAEERYGKPLAVGIALYDAAELIALEKGKAVRTVHRVGDLIWNLEL